The following coding sequences are from one Rutidosis leptorrhynchoides isolate AG116_Rl617_1_P2 chromosome 11, CSIRO_AGI_Rlap_v1, whole genome shotgun sequence window:
- the LOC139874969 gene encoding uncharacterized protein produces the protein MGDETADFAITLINKLDFGDPLYLHASDTTGTPLISVKLMGTENYQIWSRCNSVVLSWILGYLSEELYCGQIFSSIASVVLKEIYDKVDGSNMFNLHAKINTIKQNGSSVSEYFHKLNTLWKQYDDMLNLVTCTCDVAAGFKKHDKLMRCMQFLMWLDDTYMHTRSNILMIDPFPDVKAAFAIICREESHRGSSSRNNNAKVQHSAFVAQTNKPNFSNNGGKTVLQDTIIKEDPSLTYDASSVIKLVTL, from the exons ATGGGTGATGAAACTGCCGATTTTGCTATTACTCTGATAAATAAACTTGATTTTGGTGACCCCTTGTATTTGCATGCCAGTGACACAACTGGTACACCTTTAATATCTGTTAAACTTATGGGGACGGAAAACTATCAAATATGGAGTAG GTGTAACTCCGTTGTCTTGTCATGGATACTTGGGTATTTATCTGAGGAGTTATATTGTGGTCAAATTTTTTCTTCCATTGCCTCTGTTGTACTAAAAGAAATCTATGACAAGGTTGATGGGTCTAACATGTTTAATCTGCATGCTAAAATTAACACTATTAAGCAAAATGGTTCTAGTGTCTCTGAATACTTTCATAAATTAAATACTTTATGGAAACAATATGATGACATGCTTAATCTTGTTACCTGTACTTGTGATGTTGCTGCTGGTTTTAAAAAACATGATAAATTAATGAGATGTATGCAGTTTCTTATGTGGCTTGATGACACTTATATGCACACTAGAAGTAATATTCTGATGATTGACCCCTTCCCTGATGTTAAAGCTGCATTTGCTATTATTTGTAGAGAAGAATCTCACAGAGGTTCTTCCTCTAGAAATAACAATGCTAAAGTTCAACACTCTGCTTTTGTTGCTCAAACCAATAAACCCAATTTTTCTAATAATGGGGGGAAAACAGTTTTACAAGACACAATAATCAAAGAGGACCCATCCCTAACCTACGATGCTTCAAGTGTAATAAAATTGGTCACACTATAG
- the LOC139874970 gene encoding protein FAR1-RELATED SEQUENCE 5-like, translating to MDSTLIADSTSIAQSDVHVITNSANESAVDSVPDTFSSTNSFYRNHFLSSYEDEVPDGKKLWFPNVPDHFNHVIGSVFRSWQDCLYFYDLYVEAVGFNIKKASENKDEDGSIVYQVYRCNRAGRPAPKALVPPAIVNPPAIVNPSQSAPDPHSSIPDKPAKRKRRRRKVSNRKSSSIKVECEACIRFKLIEGKIFIFKFFEGHTHKLITERNRNLLNKRMKLDPEHMEYLFKLSTRSNMGGFKAHTLFSALSSGIDNVGPLPVDFNNFHRDLIHIAIEQLLMKKNTSPNFSVEYYCDHNDLLRGVFWADNISKLNYKEFSDIVGFDATYGTNMYNMVFVPLTGVDNHKKLVIFGAALLASESIESFSWFLDCFLKVFGTEPGLVSTDQDPVGHELFSNKDFRKQMNNIFWNQELNAEKFEKCWQHVLDEFCLHDVDWFKDMYAMKEKWIPCFFRDTPMAGLMRTSSLCESENSFFIKCKNKHSKLVEFFSCFDVVVQNQRHNNTLLEFEIDNRSINCVTNKLIELHARDFYTPTMFLLVQEEIFQSSISCVTFHVKTAEASCSCLLFTRERRLCRHIFYVYYVHDVVAIPMVHLLRRWSKEVSETFNSIFVYSDDKSESKKIISHIFNKLRKVSSLYRDDLDKLVGFRDLFDFLIGDFLGSTSDEPSTSTRGEHINRLWGFSKPVNSNIRAPENIRNKGQRRSNRILSSKEVAVKKHVKTRACKRCGIHRHNVRTCTTDLTQVHNAKNKGKNVIDFELEDESEEDDEDLAYEDQDSNYD from the exons ATGGATTCAACTTTAATCGCAGATTCAACTTCAATTGCTCAATCTGATG TTCATGTTATTACGAATTCGGCTAATGAATCAGCTGTTGATTCTGTTCCTGATACGTTTTCTA GCACCAACTCTTTCTATAGAAATCATTTTTTGTCTTCTTATGAGGATGAAGTTCCTGATGGTAAGAAATTGTGGTTTCCTAATGTTCCAGATCATTTTAATCATGTTATTGGTTCCGTGTTTAGATCATGGCAAGATTGTTTATATTTTTATGACTTATATGTTGAGGCTGTTGGGTTCAATATTAAGAAAGCTTCTGAAAATAAAGATGAAGATGGTTCAATTGTTTACCAAGTTTATAGGTGTAATAGGGCAGGTCGTCCTGCCCCAAAAGCTCTTGTTCCCCCTGCTATTGTTAATCCACCTGCTATTGTCAATCCATCTCAATCTGCCCCTGATCCTCATTCTTCCATTCCTGATAAACCTGCAAAGCGAAAGCGTCGGCGTAGGAAAGTGTCTAACCGTAAATCTTCTAGTATTAAGGTTGAATGTGAAGCTTGCATTAGATTTAAACTTATCGAGggtaagatttttatttttaagttttttgagGGGCATACTCACAAACTCATAACTGAAAGGAATAGAAATTTGTTGAATAAAAGGATGAAGTTGGATCCTGAACACATGGAATATCTTTTCAAACTCAGTACTCGATCAAATATGGGTGGATTTAAAGCTCACACACTTTTTAGTGCTCTTAGTAGTGGTATTGATAATGTTGGTCCTTTGCCTGTAGATTTCAATAATTTTCATCGTGATTTGATCCATATTGCTATTGAACAACTGCTTATGAAGAAAAATACTTCACCTAACTTCAGTGTCGAGTATTATTGTGATCATAATGATCTTTTACGTGGGGTTTTTTGGGCTGACAATATTTCTAAGTTGAACTACAAAGAGTTTAGTGATATTGTTGGCTTTGATGCTACATATGGTACAAATAT GTATAACATGGTTTTTGTACCTCTCACTGGAGTTGATAACCATAAGAAGCTTGTTATTTTTGGAGCTGCTTTATTAGCTAGTGAAAGCATAGAATCGTTTAGTTGGTTTCTTGATTGTTTTCTCAAAGTTTTTGGGACTGAACCGGGCTTAGTGTCCACTGATCAAGACCCG gtTGGTCATGAGTTGTTTTCAAATAAAGATTTTCGTAAGCAAATGAATAACATATTCTGGAATCAAGAGTTGAATGCTGAAAAGTTTGAAAAGTGTTGGCAACATGTTTTAGATGAATTTTGCTTGCATGATGTCGATTGGTTTAAAGATATGTATGCTATGAAGGAGAAGTGGATACCGTGTTTTTTCCGAGATACACCAATGGCTGGATTGATGAGAACGTCATCACTTTGTGAGAGTGAAAATTCATTCTTTATAAAATGCAAGAACAAGCATTCTAAATTGGTGGAGTTTTTTTCATGCTTCGATGTTGTAGTTCAAAATCAGCGCCATAACAACACACTTCTCGAGTTTGAAATAGATAATAGATCTATTAATTGTGTTACCAATAAGCTAATTGAGTTGCATGCTAGGGACTTTTATACACCAACCATGTTTCTGTTAGTTCAAGAAGAAATATTTCAGTCTTCTATCTCTTGT GTTACTTTTCATGTTAAAACTGCCGAAGCCAGCTGTTCGTGTTTGCTTTTTACACGTGAACGTCGTTTATGTAGGCATATATTTTATGTGTATTATGTTCATGATGTTGTTGCTATCCCTATGGTTCATTTGTTGAGGAGGTGGTCAAAGGAGGTATCTGAAACATTTAATTCCATTTTCGTCTATTCTGATGATAAGTCTGAATCCAAAAAGATTATCAGTCACATTTTCAACAAGCTTAGGAAGGTTTCCTCTTTATATCGAGATGATCTAGATAAACTTGTTGGTTTTAGAGATCTGTTTGATTTCTTAATTGGCGATTTTCTTGGTTCTACTTCTGATGAGCCTTCTACATCTACTAGAGGTGAACATATTAATAGACTATGGGGATTCTCTAAACCAGTCAATTCGAATATCCGTGCTCCAGAGAATATTAGAAACAAAGGTCAACGTAGATCAAATCGGATATTGTCTTCCAAAGAAGTGGCTGTTAAGAAACATGTTAAGACAAGAGCTTGCAAGCGTTGTGGTATTCATCGTCACAATGTTCGCACTTGTACTACTGACCTCACTCAAGTACATAATGCAAAGAATAAAGGAAAAAATGTCATTGACTTTGAATTAGAAGACGAAAGCGAGGAAGATGATGAAGACCTTGCATATGAAGATCAAGATTCAAATTATGATTAA